A part of Thermocrinis albus DSM 14484 genomic DNA contains:
- the pyrE gene encoding orotate phosphoribosyltransferase, with product MLREKLKALIKERSLKIADEPVFKLSSGKLSRYYVDLKQITLDPEGAYMVGKLMYQLLLPFGPDGVGGLTLGADPIAYAVAFVSYMDGRPIRPFVVRKEPKAHGTGKQVEGLLKEGDRVAVVEDVVTTASSSLRAVEACRREGLDVIGVFAVVDREEGGRERIKEEGLELYSLFTLSELIS from the coding sequence ATGCTTAGGGAGAAACTCAAGGCTCTCATAAAGGAGCGCTCCCTTAAGATAGCGGACGAACCTGTTTTCAAGTTATCCTCAGGGAAGCTCAGTAGGTATTACGTGGACCTAAAGCAGATAACTTTGGATCCGGAAGGTGCTTACATGGTGGGTAAGTTAATGTACCAACTTCTTCTCCCCTTCGGCCCAGATGGTGTGGGGGGACTTACTTTAGGAGCGGATCCAATAGCCTACGCTGTAGCCTTTGTATCTTACATGGATGGAAGACCCATAAGGCCCTTTGTGGTGAGGAAGGAACCTAAGGCTCACGGCACGGGAAAGCAGGTGGAAGGACTTCTCAAAGAGGGAGACAGAGTAGCTGTTGTCGAGGACGTGGTGACAACAGCCAGCTCTTCCCTCCGGGCTGTGGAGGCATGTAGACGTGAGGGATTAGACGTTATAGGCGTGTTTGCCGTAGTGGACAGGGAGGAGGGAGGAAGAGAGAGGATAAAGGAGGAAGGTCTGGAACTTTACTCTCTCTTTACCCTTTCCGAACTCATATCCTGA